One stretch of Siphonobacter curvatus DNA includes these proteins:
- a CDS encoding pectate lyase family protein, producing the protein MKKNLIPVLLAAVLSSTSVFAQYPQIPSDVQKASDELLAEARKKSDLAWQKAYPTILKEAREGKPYIPWAGRPYDLPQAPIPAFPGAEGGGAFTFGGRGGNVYVVTSLEDSGPGTLRDACEQGGARTVVFNVSGIIRLKTPLIIRAPYITIAGQSAPGDGVCVAGESVWINTHDVVIRYMRFRRGETHVGRRDDSIGGNPVGNIMIDHVSASWGLDENMSMYRHMYNDSTGAIEQKLPTVNITIQNSIFSEALDTWNHAFGSTLGGENCTFMRNLWADNAGRNPSIGWYGIFNFVNNVVFNWVHRSVDGGDYRAMFNIINNYYKPGPLTPKDSPVGHRIIKPEAGRSKLDHLVFGRAYVHGNIMEGNEAVTKDNWNGGVQVENFANTDKYTADMKWNEPLPMPQLTILPTQKAFDYVLTNAGATLPKRDPVDTRIVEQVRTGKITYKEGVKLPETQFKHRRLPIDSYKQGIITDISQVGGYPEYKGTPYVDSDKDGMPDDWEKKNGLNPKDPSDASKVKKKDGYTNIENYLNSLVSVQNVKP; encoded by the coding sequence ATGAAGAAAAACCTCATTCCTGTTTTACTAGCTGCTGTACTGAGTTCGACGAGCGTTTTTGCTCAGTATCCCCAAATTCCCTCCGACGTACAGAAAGCTAGTGATGAATTACTGGCCGAAGCCCGCAAAAAATCGGACTTAGCCTGGCAAAAAGCGTATCCTACCATTCTGAAAGAAGCCCGCGAGGGTAAGCCGTATATTCCCTGGGCGGGCCGTCCCTATGACTTACCCCAGGCTCCCATTCCGGCCTTTCCCGGAGCCGAGGGCGGCGGTGCCTTTACCTTTGGTGGACGTGGGGGCAACGTATATGTAGTAACGAGTCTGGAAGACAGCGGCCCCGGTACCTTGCGGGATGCCTGCGAACAGGGGGGAGCCCGTACCGTTGTATTTAACGTTTCGGGCATTATACGGCTGAAAACACCGCTCATCATCCGGGCACCGTACATCACCATCGCCGGACAATCGGCTCCGGGCGATGGCGTCTGCGTAGCCGGGGAGTCGGTCTGGATCAACACGCATGACGTGGTGATTCGGTACATGCGATTCCGTCGGGGTGAAACGCACGTCGGTCGTCGGGATGATTCTATCGGTGGAAACCCCGTGGGTAATATCATGATCGACCACGTATCGGCCAGCTGGGGTCTGGACGAAAACATGTCGATGTACCGCCACATGTACAACGACAGCACGGGAGCCATCGAGCAGAAACTGCCCACGGTGAACATCACCATTCAGAACTCCATTTTCTCGGAAGCCCTCGATACCTGGAATCACGCCTTTGGCAGTACGCTGGGCGGCGAGAACTGTACGTTTATGCGGAATCTCTGGGCGGATAACGCCGGACGAAACCCTTCCATAGGCTGGTACGGCATCTTCAACTTCGTGAATAATGTGGTCTTCAACTGGGTACACCGATCGGTAGACGGCGGCGACTATCGGGCCATGTTCAACATCATCAACAATTACTACAAACCCGGTCCGCTGACACCGAAGGATTCGCCCGTCGGCCACCGGATCATCAAACCCGAAGCGGGTCGCAGTAAGCTCGACCACCTGGTGTTTGGCCGGGCGTACGTTCACGGGAATATCATGGAAGGGAACGAAGCCGTTACGAAAGACAACTGGAACGGAGGCGTGCAGGTAGAAAACTTCGCCAACACGGATAAGTATACCGCCGACATGAAGTGGAATGAGCCGCTACCAATGCCCCAACTGACGATTTTGCCCACGCAAAAGGCCTTTGATTACGTACTGACGAATGCCGGTGCTACCTTACCCAAACGCGATCCCGTGGATACGCGGATTGTGGAGCAGGTACGGACGGGCAAGATCACGTACAAGGAAGGCGTGAAACTGCCGGAAACTCAGTTCAAACACCGTCGGTTGCCCATTGATTCGTACAAACAAGGCATCATTACCGACATTAGTCAGGTGGGAGGTTATCCCGAATACAAAGGCACGCCCTACGTCGATAGCGATAAGGACGGCATGCCCGATGACTGGGAAAAGAAAAACGGACTGAATCCGAAAGATCCGTCGGATGCTTCCAAAGTCAAGAAAAAAGATGGGTACACGAACATCGAAAACTACCTGAATAGTCTGGTTTCGGTGCAAAATGTAAAGCCCTAA
- a CDS encoding DUF6298 domain-containing protein gives MYLTKLFLGLVLGLGLGTARAQKPKPVKKQPPIQLNAQQKLEYTTDALGNRILDFSYCGYRAGEAVIPNVPIQIRVPVTKGDATARIQAAIDYVSKLPLTTEGFRGAILLEKGLYEVRGTLKIKASGVVLRGSGIHATTLRGTGASRDDLVTITGKNDQQIEKAVPLTDTYVPVNARVIHTHASIQPGDRVQIQRPSTKAWIDTLGMDHFGGGVMALGWKPGQRDLYWHRKVVAVQGNELTLDAPLTTALDQTFGGGTIARYTWPGKIRQSGLENLRMESTYDTRNSKDEDHRWTGVTLENVEDAWVRQVDFAHFSGSVVNIQETAQRITVEDCRSFEPISEIGGERRYTFYTKGQQTLFQRLYSEYGYHDFAVGFCATGPHAFVQCEAHLPYSFSGGVDSWASGVLFDIVNSDGNALRFGNLGQNGQGAGYNVANSVFWQCTAALVQCDQPVLAQNWAFGTWAQFAGNGYWEQSNEHIRPRSLYYAQVKERLGERFPEALMPVPTEASSSPPVNVAQELTQASLRPALTLSEFIEQASTRNAIPVETKIAAVDSKTTIAPVSKSAPMEIKKGVLVRGEQILTGRRQEVPWWNGSTRPQGLKNAKPHITRFVPGRTGVGLTDDLDALTDSMQAQHILAIDHNYGLWYDRRRDDHERIRRMDGEVWAPFYELPFARSGKETAWDGLSKYDLTKYNQWYWNRLKQFADLADQKGLMLVHEHYFQHNIIEAGAHYADFSWRPVNNLNHTGFPEPVPYAGDKRVFMAEQFYDVTHPERRKLHRAYIRQCLNNFIGNTGVVQLIGAEYTGPLHFVQFWIDTIKEWEKETGKCVTVGLSTTKDVQDAILQDAKRADAVDLIDIKYWHYQADGSVYAPAGGQNLAPRQHARLLKPKRSSFEQVYRAVKEYREKYPNKAVTYAGDSHDIQGWAVLLAGGSMPSLPPIADGAFLQSAARMQPVNLPENGPNQYALSNPALGYILYNDSNQAISLPIQKSVTVTRIDPKTGQVRGVKKADRGTLDLPASQGPEVIWIRFQ, from the coding sequence GTGTATCTAACGAAGCTTTTCTTAGGACTTGTACTGGGGCTAGGGCTGGGAACGGCCCGGGCTCAAAAGCCTAAACCGGTCAAAAAACAGCCGCCCATTCAGCTGAACGCTCAGCAAAAACTGGAGTATACGACCGACGCCCTCGGCAACCGGATACTGGATTTTTCCTACTGCGGCTACCGGGCGGGCGAAGCAGTTATTCCAAACGTACCCATTCAGATTCGAGTTCCTGTCACAAAGGGCGATGCAACAGCCCGGATTCAGGCCGCGATTGATTACGTATCGAAATTACCGCTAACTACCGAAGGTTTTCGCGGGGCTATTCTGCTGGAAAAAGGCCTGTATGAAGTCAGGGGTACGCTGAAAATCAAAGCCTCGGGTGTAGTCCTGCGGGGCAGTGGCATTCACGCTACGACGCTACGCGGAACGGGGGCCAGCCGGGACGATCTGGTTACAATCACCGGAAAAAACGACCAGCAGATCGAGAAAGCCGTACCGCTGACGGATACCTACGTACCCGTCAATGCCCGCGTGATTCATACCCATGCTTCCATTCAACCGGGAGATCGGGTACAAATTCAGCGACCTTCCACCAAAGCTTGGATTGACACGCTAGGTATGGATCATTTTGGCGGTGGCGTGATGGCTTTGGGCTGGAAACCCGGCCAGCGGGACTTGTACTGGCACCGAAAAGTCGTAGCGGTCCAGGGCAATGAACTGACGCTGGATGCCCCGCTCACCACTGCACTGGATCAAACCTTCGGCGGTGGAACCATTGCCCGCTATACCTGGCCCGGAAAAATCCGGCAGAGTGGCCTGGAAAACCTGCGGATGGAATCGACTTATGATACTAGAAATTCCAAAGACGAAGACCACCGCTGGACGGGCGTAACGCTGGAAAACGTGGAAGACGCCTGGGTCCGTCAGGTCGATTTTGCTCATTTTTCGGGTTCGGTTGTCAACATACAGGAGACGGCTCAACGCATTACGGTGGAGGATTGTCGTTCCTTCGAGCCCATCTCCGAGATCGGCGGCGAACGACGCTATACGTTTTATACCAAAGGTCAGCAAACGCTGTTTCAACGCCTCTATTCCGAATACGGTTACCACGATTTTGCGGTAGGCTTTTGTGCCACCGGGCCGCACGCCTTCGTACAGTGCGAAGCCCATTTGCCCTACAGTTTCAGCGGGGGCGTGGACAGCTGGGCTTCGGGCGTATTGTTCGACATCGTGAACAGTGACGGCAATGCTTTACGCTTCGGTAACCTCGGTCAGAACGGGCAGGGAGCCGGATACAACGTCGCCAACAGCGTATTCTGGCAGTGTACGGCGGCACTCGTGCAGTGCGATCAGCCCGTACTTGCTCAGAATTGGGCTTTTGGTACCTGGGCTCAGTTTGCGGGTAATGGGTATTGGGAGCAATCGAACGAGCACATTCGGCCCCGCAGTTTGTACTACGCTCAGGTGAAGGAACGTCTCGGGGAACGTTTTCCTGAAGCCCTGATGCCCGTTCCCACGGAAGCTTCGAGTAGTCCGCCGGTCAACGTGGCTCAGGAGCTGACGCAGGCATCGCTTCGGCCGGCCCTAACGCTATCGGAATTTATCGAACAAGCTTCCACCCGGAACGCGATCCCCGTGGAAACGAAAATCGCGGCCGTGGATTCCAAAACCACCATAGCACCTGTATCCAAATCGGCTCCCATGGAAATCAAAAAAGGCGTGCTGGTACGGGGAGAACAAATCCTGACGGGTCGTCGGCAGGAGGTGCCCTGGTGGAACGGTAGTACCCGTCCCCAGGGTCTGAAAAATGCCAAACCGCACATTACTCGGTTTGTTCCGGGACGCACCGGCGTTGGACTTACCGATGATCTGGACGCCCTGACCGATTCCATGCAAGCCCAGCACATCTTGGCCATCGACCATAATTATGGACTTTGGTACGACCGTCGCCGCGACGATCACGAACGCATCCGTCGCATGGACGGGGAAGTCTGGGCCCCGTTTTACGAACTACCGTTCGCCCGCAGTGGAAAGGAAACGGCCTGGGACGGCCTGAGTAAATACGATCTGACGAAGTATAACCAGTGGTACTGGAATCGGCTGAAACAATTTGCCGATCTGGCCGATCAAAAGGGACTGATGCTGGTACATGAGCATTATTTCCAGCATAACATCATCGAAGCCGGAGCCCATTACGCCGATTTCTCCTGGCGTCCGGTGAATAACCTGAATCACACCGGTTTTCCCGAACCCGTCCCTTACGCGGGTGATAAGCGAGTATTCATGGCCGAGCAGTTTTACGACGTGACGCATCCCGAGCGGCGGAAACTACACCGGGCGTACATCCGACAATGTCTGAATAATTTCATCGGAAACACGGGTGTCGTACAGCTCATTGGAGCGGAATATACGGGGCCTCTGCACTTCGTTCAGTTCTGGATCGATACCATCAAAGAATGGGAAAAAGAAACGGGCAAATGCGTTACCGTCGGACTTAGTACGACCAAGGATGTGCAGGACGCCATTCTGCAGGACGCCAAACGAGCCGACGCCGTGGATCTCATCGACATTAAATACTGGCATTACCAGGCCGACGGGTCCGTCTACGCTCCGGCGGGTGGACAAAATCTGGCTCCCCGCCAGCACGCCCGCTTGCTCAAACCCAAACGCAGCTCCTTCGAACAAGTCTATCGGGCGGTGAAGGAATACCGGGAGAAGTACCCCAACAAAGCCGTAACCTACGCGGGCGACAGTCATGACATTCAGGGGTGGGCCGTGTTGCTGGCGGGCGGTTCCATGCCCAGCCTGCCGCCCATCGCCGACGGTGCTTTTCTACAGTCCGCGGCTCGGATGCAGCCCGTCAACTTACCGGAAAATGGCCCGAATCAGTACGCTTTGAGTAATCCGGCACTTGGTTATATTCTGTACAACGATTCGAATCAAGCCATTAGTTTACCCATTCAGAAGTCAGTAACCGTTACCCGGATCGATCCAAAAACGGGGCAGGTCCGTGGCGTAAAAAAAGCCGACCGTGGAACGCTTGATTTACCCGCCAGCCAGGGGCCCGAAGTGATCTGGATACGTTTTCAGTAA
- a CDS encoding SusC/RagA family TonB-linked outer membrane protein gives MKQFFLTLLGFLLLFFTAQAQTRTIRGNVTGAGEALPGVSILLKGTQRGTTTDASGRFQLEVPESNAVLLFSYVGYQNKEVTVGSQTELTVELMTDNKALDEVVVVGYGTQSKRAVTGAVTSIGYDQYKDRSFSNVTQSLAGKMPGVNITQAQGAPGLSPIIRIRGVNSITAGTNPLFVVDGVPLENFNLNMINPQDIESVEVLKDASSAAIYGSRGSSGVILVTTKQGQAGRTAVSATFEYGVQEVAKQIKMMNAQQYIDYYVTAKNNGWVAAGGKATDPNSARTASYRIPEDFLNNRQLFGNGTNWQDAMYRTAPLRNAQVSVSGGTDKTQFLFSTAYLDQDAVLDQNYYKRLTIRSNIKSAVSKRLTIGANLGITGINDRTEGTQGKSDVISLALQSTPIYPVYNENGNLGPLDPNSTWNRFVPFNDLVLWHPYSLTRFYHKKNRSFNTLGTAYAEFNILDDLKFRTSINANLFNNRGDSYRVAKQGYGYSSVLDAAATNFSTYSLNWLSENTLNYDKQFGDHKLTALAGYTAQKQRDEYATVGANNFPNDLVETLNAGTVSAGSTTASEWSMLSYLGRVNYNFKNKYFLTAAVRRDASSRFGRNSRWGTFPSVSAGWLVSDENFMSDLKAVSNLKVRVSYGVTGNNQIPNYGAVSLLGSSNYVGNGAIANGLRNTNIANPDLRWEKNNQFDIGLDLGLFNNRLNITADYYNTVTKDMLLNLPVPDITGFSTQLTNIGRMRNRGFELAINSKNVVGSFNWTTDFNFSLNRNKVLKLGPSNAPIIYTEYVVSVKTEIGQPISNFYGYVFDGVFKNQSEIDGYPHDPSTTPGDPRVRDVNGDGRITTDDQTTIGNYQPDFIAGMTNTFSYKGFDLSFLLQGSYGGEIVNQNVRYLGIWNAGRNFYEDLTNYWRSESEPGDGKHFKPTISPKGLQEKFSSYWVEDASFLRVKNIRVSYALPTSWLSKTPVRSARVYVNAENVFLFSKYRNIDPENTTYRPTNYNAISTETGTIGSTGNASFPSGAMIGVDYGSYPLPRVITFGIRADF, from the coding sequence ATGAAACAATTCTTCCTGACCCTGCTGGGGTTCCTGCTGCTATTCTTCACGGCTCAGGCCCAAACCCGTACCATTAGGGGCAACGTAACGGGAGCCGGGGAGGCCCTGCCCGGCGTAAGCATTTTGCTGAAAGGTACCCAACGCGGCACCACTACCGACGCTAGTGGTAGGTTCCAGCTCGAAGTACCGGAATCCAATGCCGTACTGCTGTTTAGTTACGTGGGCTACCAAAACAAAGAAGTCACCGTCGGTAGCCAGACCGAATTAACCGTAGAACTGATGACGGATAACAAAGCCCTCGATGAAGTGGTCGTCGTGGGTTACGGGACACAAAGCAAGCGGGCCGTGACAGGGGCGGTTACCTCCATCGGCTATGACCAGTACAAGGATCGTTCGTTCAGTAATGTCACACAATCACTGGCGGGGAAGATGCCGGGCGTAAACATCACGCAGGCCCAGGGAGCACCGGGCTTATCGCCCATCATCCGGATTCGGGGCGTCAACTCCATCACGGCGGGTACCAATCCGCTGTTTGTCGTAGACGGTGTTCCACTGGAAAACTTCAACCTGAACATGATCAATCCGCAGGACATCGAATCGGTAGAAGTACTGAAAGATGCTTCCTCGGCGGCTATTTACGGGTCACGCGGGTCCAGTGGCGTAATTCTGGTAACAACCAAGCAGGGGCAGGCGGGCCGGACTGCCGTGAGTGCTACCTTCGAATACGGCGTTCAGGAAGTAGCCAAGCAGATCAAAATGATGAACGCCCAGCAGTACATTGACTACTACGTCACGGCAAAAAACAACGGCTGGGTGGCGGCGGGAGGGAAGGCGACCGATCCCAATTCGGCCCGGACGGCTTCGTACCGCATTCCCGAGGATTTCCTCAATAACCGTCAATTATTCGGAAATGGTACCAACTGGCAGGACGCGATGTACCGGACAGCTCCGCTGCGAAACGCTCAGGTATCGGTGTCGGGCGGAACGGACAAAACGCAGTTTCTCTTTTCAACGGCCTATCTCGATCAGGACGCCGTACTCGATCAGAACTATTACAAACGCCTGACCATTCGCTCCAACATCAAAAGTGCCGTTTCGAAACGCCTCACCATTGGAGCCAATCTCGGCATCACGGGAATCAACGACCGGACGGAAGGGACACAGGGGAAAAGTGACGTCATCAGTCTGGCTTTGCAGAGTACGCCGATTTATCCGGTGTACAACGAAAACGGCAACCTCGGCCCACTGGACCCTAATTCAACCTGGAACCGATTTGTACCCTTCAATGATCTGGTACTCTGGCATCCGTATTCGCTGACCCGCTTTTACCACAAGAAAAACCGCTCGTTCAATACGCTGGGAACGGCTTACGCGGAGTTCAACATTCTCGACGACCTGAAATTCCGGACGAGTATCAACGCCAATCTTTTCAACAACCGGGGCGATAGTTACCGCGTGGCGAAGCAGGGCTACGGCTACTCCTCGGTGCTGGACGCGGCAGCAACGAATTTCTCGACGTACTCCCTCAACTGGCTGAGCGAGAATACGCTGAACTACGACAAGCAATTCGGTGATCACAAACTGACGGCTCTGGCGGGGTATACGGCTCAGAAACAGCGGGATGAGTACGCGACGGTGGGAGCCAATAACTTTCCGAACGATCTGGTTGAAACGCTCAATGCGGGTACGGTTTCGGCGGGAAGCACCACGGCTTCGGAATGGTCAATGCTGTCGTATCTGGGTCGGGTGAATTACAATTTCAAAAACAAATACTTTTTGACGGCGGCGGTGCGGCGGGATGCCAGTTCGCGATTTGGCCGGAATAGCCGCTGGGGTACCTTCCCCTCAGTATCGGCAGGCTGGCTGGTTTCGGATGAGAATTTCATGAGTGACCTCAAAGCCGTCAGTAATCTGAAAGTACGAGTAAGTTATGGCGTAACGGGCAACAACCAGATTCCCAACTACGGGGCGGTGAGTTTGCTCGGTAGCAGTAATTACGTGGGCAACGGAGCCATCGCCAACGGCCTGCGAAATACGAATATCGCCAACCCGGATTTACGCTGGGAGAAGAACAACCAGTTTGATATTGGGCTGGATCTGGGGCTGTTTAACAACCGCCTGAACATCACGGCGGATTACTACAATACCGTCACCAAAGACATGCTGCTGAACCTGCCCGTGCCGGACATTACGGGTTTCTCGACGCAACTGACCAACATCGGACGGATGCGGAACCGGGGATTCGAACTGGCGATCAACTCCAAAAATGTGGTGGGAAGTTTCAACTGGACGACGGATTTCAATTTTTCCCTGAATCGCAATAAAGTCCTAAAACTCGGGCCTTCGAATGCTCCGATCATTTATACGGAATACGTCGTGAGCGTGAAGACGGAAATCGGTCAGCCGATTTCGAATTTTTACGGCTACGTGTTCGATGGCGTATTTAAAAATCAGTCGGAGATCGACGGCTATCCGCACGACCCGAGTACCACGCCGGGCGATCCTCGCGTGCGGGACGTCAACGGCGATGGCCGCATCACCACCGATGATCAGACGACGATTGGCAATTACCAGCCTGATTTCATTGCCGGGATGACGAATACGTTCAGCTACAAAGGCTTCGACCTCTCTTTTCTGTTGCAGGGTTCCTACGGCGGAGAAATTGTAAACCAGAACGTTCGTTACCTCGGAATCTGGAACGCGGGCCGGAATTTCTACGAAGACCTGACCAATTACTGGCGTTCCGAAAGCGAGCCGGGTGACGGCAAGCATTTCAAACCTACCATTTCACCGAAGGGTTTGCAGGAGAAATTTTCCAGCTACTGGGTGGAAGATGCGTCGTTTCTGCGGGTGAAAAACATTCGGGTTTCGTACGCCCTACCGACAAGCTGGCTTAGTAAAACGCCCGTCCGTTCGGCCCGGGTGTATGTGAACGCCGAGAACGTCTTTCTCTTCAGCAAATACCGGAACATCGATCCCGAAAACACCACTTACCGACCCACCAACTACAACGCCATTAGTACCGAAACCGGCACGATTGGCAGTACGGGCAATGCGAGCTTCCCCTCGGGAGCCATGATCGGCGTGGATTACGGCTCGTACCCGCTGCCCCGGGTCATTACGTTTGGTATTCGTGCGGACTTCTAA
- a CDS encoding RagB/SusD family nutrient uptake outer membrane protein has protein sequence MKRYSFHQSAYGLMLVLATLTGCTNSFLDLAPISNANSENFYRTTADFDLAANAAMATLYTVYGPEGPVSYAGEIQSDNVTLNAVAGIQADKWAYRDYTLNSTNTINYSFWQIYYSALYNVNIVIQKLESASLNEDYKKSVRAQMLFLRSLYYFNMVRTWGDVPLVLTPITAAESYTYARKPQAEVYQQILSDLQYAAENLPLASATTKGKPTQGAAQTLLGKVYLTLNDKTNAARVLKAVYDSKQYSLVPAYASLWSNTNKNTSESIFEIQFLGGSPTSPYSEYYQTFFPAVSYTGYIGGGINQVTNDLWNEYEPGDPRKTASIDTGYVDTKGVFQSIKFPKKWNDKTTPVTTGKVLGLSNFMVLRYADLLLMLSEATDDPTYLNQVRTRAGVPTYGSANYPSGRYGTLALALEHERRVELALEFHRWFDLKRTNRAIPVLTTKGKPTTESKLIAPIPLTVLQQNSIITQNPGYN, from the coding sequence ATGAAACGTTATTCATTCCATCAATCGGCTTACGGGCTGATGCTCGTGCTGGCGACGCTTACGGGTTGCACGAATTCCTTCCTGGATCTGGCTCCAATTTCCAACGCCAACTCCGAAAATTTCTACCGGACTACCGCTGATTTCGATCTGGCTGCCAACGCCGCGATGGCTACCCTGTACACCGTATACGGCCCTGAGGGACCCGTTTCGTACGCGGGAGAAATTCAGTCGGATAACGTAACGCTAAACGCCGTAGCGGGCATTCAGGCCGACAAATGGGCCTACCGCGATTATACGCTTAATTCCACCAATACGATCAACTACTCTTTCTGGCAGATATACTATTCGGCTTTGTACAACGTCAACATCGTGATTCAGAAACTGGAATCGGCTTCACTGAATGAAGACTACAAGAAGTCGGTTCGGGCTCAGATGTTGTTTCTGCGAAGCTTGTACTACTTCAATATGGTGCGAACCTGGGGCGATGTGCCGTTGGTACTGACGCCCATTACAGCGGCGGAAAGTTATACCTACGCCCGCAAGCCACAAGCCGAAGTATACCAGCAGATTCTGTCGGATTTGCAGTACGCGGCGGAAAATCTGCCGCTGGCTTCGGCGACGACCAAAGGCAAGCCGACGCAGGGAGCGGCTCAAACTTTACTGGGCAAAGTATACCTGACGCTGAACGATAAAACCAACGCAGCCCGCGTGCTGAAAGCCGTTTATGACAGCAAACAGTATTCGCTGGTACCGGCGTACGCTTCGCTGTGGTCGAATACGAACAAGAATACGAGTGAGTCGATTTTTGAAATTCAGTTTCTGGGCGGTTCACCGACGAGTCCGTACAGCGAGTATTACCAGACGTTTTTTCCCGCAGTGAGTTATACGGGGTACATCGGAGGCGGTATCAATCAGGTAACGAATGATTTGTGGAATGAATATGAACCGGGTGATCCCCGCAAAACGGCTAGCATTGATACGGGCTACGTGGATACGAAAGGAGTGTTTCAATCCATCAAGTTTCCGAAGAAATGGAACGACAAAACGACGCCAGTAACGACGGGCAAGGTGCTGGGGCTGAGTAATTTCATGGTACTTCGCTACGCCGATCTGTTACTGATGCTCAGCGAAGCCACCGACGATCCTACGTATCTGAATCAGGTACGGACGCGAGCGGGTGTGCCGACGTATGGCTCGGCGAATTATCCTTCCGGTCGCTACGGAACGTTGGCCCTGGCTTTGGAACACGAACGTCGGGTGGAGCTGGCTCTGGAATTTCACCGCTGGTTTGATCTCAAACGTACCAACCGGGCCATTCCAGTGCTGACGACCAAAGGCAAACCCACCACGGAATCGAAACTGATCGCTCCGATACCCTTAACGGTGCTTCAGCAAAATTCGATTATTACGCAGAATCCGGGGTATAATTAA